From the genome of Stigmatopora nigra isolate UIUO_SnigA chromosome 2, RoL_Snig_1.1, whole genome shotgun sequence:
TCCTTTGTTTGAACTGCTTGGGGAAAAAGCATACCTTAACACTACAGGAACTGAGTGATATATTTCTGTTAAAGGACAACACTGGCAGTAATCTCACCTCCATATTCCTATTCGGGGTTCCTTCTGGATTTCATTCCTGTAGTTCTTATTGATCTTGTTTCCTCTTTCTCTCCTCCATCCCCCAACTCTTCCCTCTTTTTGTTTCTGGTTCTCTCCATGGTTTCTTCCCTCTTTTTCACCTGTATCAAACAAACTAGCAAATGCTCTGAGCTGGAGGAAGAGTTGAAAACTGTGACCAACAACTTGAAGTCACTGGAGGCCCAGGCTGAGAAGGTAAAAAGTCCATTTATAGACCAACTGCATGCTGGGAAAGTTCCACCCTGTCTCCTCAAAGGGCGTAGACACAAGATCTTGAAAGCAGATTCTATTAGATTTAATGACTTTTATTAAAATAACCACTTGTAAACTGACTCTAATCCACATTTGCTTGACTTCATATTACTTGTGACTCACAGTACTCTCAGAAGGAGGACAAATACGAGGAAGAGATCAAGATCCTCACCGACAAACTGAAGGAGGCAAGTTTCCCGGCTGGATATTTAAGATCCAGGAACATGTGGCGGCCATTTTTGTCGTAGTCttacgtcttttttttttttaacgtccaCCCAGGCCGAGACCCGTGCTGAGTTCGCTGAGAGATCAGTAGCCAAGCTGGAGAAGACCATTGATGACCTGGAgggtatgttttgtttttattgtcccCATTTGCAATATTTATTAGTGTCACTAAGGTTGTTAGCTGGTTTTATGGATAATAACGTGTAGGAATTAAACAAAACTATTCAAAATTGAACAGTTTTAGCACATAAACTTAGTCCATTGTGAGATTATATTTGGGGAAAATTCTCTCCGACGGCAAAAGGTCAAAAGTTCAGGTATCGgttgaacatttttaaactaCAGAGGACTTTGCATTCATTAAAGCCAACCTGCCCTTTTCATTCCTGTCATTCTTTAGTGTGTAACTTtgctttcctcctttttttctctttcattctACTCTGAATGATCTCCACCACCTTTTTCATGTCACCTTTGCCCCCGCTCCTCCCGTCACCGCACCACCACCCTTCGCTTTCGTGGCCCACCAATAGATGAGTTGTATTCTCAGAAACTGAAGTACAAGGCCATCAGCGAGGAGCTGGACCACGCCCTCAATGACATGACTTCCATGTAAATGTTCCACCTGCCGTGCATGTTCTTTTATGAATTTGAGTGCTCCATCTTTTAACCACAGCCATTTaattaagtcattttaaaaaacctGTGAGCACTCACTCATAACTCCAATTAGGCTCCTCCTTGTTTTGACAGTTTAACCATATTGGTACAATTAGCATGCACAATGAGGAGAAAGTAATGCATGTCATGTAAATAAGCACGGACCCTTTTTTTATTCCTAATACACGCATGCAAATCAATTTAAGTCTACTTATATGccctttttaagaaaaaaaggcccaTTTGACCATAGtggctgttgatgtggtggtgCCTTAAAGGGTTTGGCTTCCTCTCTTGGTTAAACTTTACTTCTTCTCCCTCACAGATAAATTGTTTACATCTCATCAAAGACGCCTCCTTCAGGCGGAGTGGCATCTGTCTGCTCTCTCCAGCCTTCCCTCCATCTTCCTTTCCCTCTTCATCTGTGCTCTTCCTTTCCTCCCTATGTTTGTTCTCATCCTCATGTCAAAGTTCATCCCATCTCTTGTACAGAATCCTAAAATCGTTCTGCGTTGTATAAAAAGAATAAACCTCATCCCTTCCATGTATGCTGTATGTATCTCTTTACTCTCCCTTTACCTATTTATTTCCAATCCCAAGCTAGAGGTCTTTCTGTGTATGTTGTCTCTATACTTTTCTTTCAACATCTCAGCAATCCTTTTCTCTCGCTTTGTCGTCTTAGCCTTGTAGAAGGTGTACCGACAATACATaaacttttctttttagaaAGTCCAAATTTTTCGACATTTAGTCTTTAAATGCTTTGAGGACAGGAGGATTGACATGGGATTGTGATCAGGAAGATTGTGGTTAAGTAGGAAGATGATTGATTAAAACAGACTGAGGAGCTTTGTGCACATCTCTGTTGAAATATGATGGCTTGTGGGCACTGTACGTAATACGCAGCATTTCAATAAATGGACGATCCATATCATCTGAGTGTTTTGATGAATTGACATAAATTAGGCCAGAGtctttggaaaaacaacaaGGAATAATGATTCACCATTTaggctattatttttttagtggcaGTTTATTTGGAAAGTTCTAACATAAAATTTCAGTGCTAACAAAGGACTAGTATTTCCTAAGGATAAAAATTGATGTTGACGCGTCTTTAAATGTTAAGGGCATAcattttttgtaattgtttgttttttaaacacagTTCCGTGAAGTAGGACAAGAGTCAAAAATGGGTTTGCATAAGATATTTTCATAACAGCccacattttctttatttaatggACAGATTGAGGATCGTTTTTTTCATTCGTGTTTTTAAttgtcagttttatttttaaacacaagagtaagtttatttatttcatttgaaatagtCTTCATATTCCGCTGCAAGCAAACATGCTTAACTTAAACACATTACTTTTAGATATTTATTGCCATCTTATGCTCGTACCGATGAAATATGAATCATACCATACTATAATTCTCTGATTAAATTTAAACATTCTTTGAGATGTCTTCAATATCCTGAATATCTTTTCTTGCAAAGGTAGGCCACCTGCAAACTTTGCACTTTTGATTTTCTCctctgcatttttgtttttgaattgctgtcTTACTAAAATAATCCCTTTCCCGATTAGCTGCCATGCCACTAATAAATTACATATATTTACCATTGAATAGGAAATGTGTTTTACAAATAAATGGGAATTATAATCAGGATCATCTTTGCATAGTTTTACCCGCCTGCTTTGATTGTTAAAGACTTAACTGTGTGTACGTATATAGTTTCTCACAATGAGTACGTTTTGGATTGCTGTGGAGAACTGGTTAAACATGTCATAAGCTTGATTATTAACACCGTCCTAGCAGCTTGTTGTCTCCTACTCACTGTAATGCAACTAATACTTGGTTTTTCAACTTCCTGATAGAAAAACTTGCCCATGCTAAAGAGGAGAACCTGGACATGCACCAGATAATGGACCAGACTCTAATGGAACTGAATAATTTGTGAAAGCACAGTCTTAACTCCGACATGCACTGTGGTTTGGCTTATTTGTATGCACCTTTGCTACTTTGTAAAACTGTACCTTGCCCATGGTGCAGCACAAACAGCCAGATGCTAATTCCTATCGCACCGTCCTGCCTTCAGTGGAACTTAAACAAGGAGCTAAGGGAAGTCAAACTTAATCATTCCCTCTGATGAAGCCCAAAGTCAggaacatgtttgtttttgcaagCTAGTTTTTATACTGACCAATATTTTCATTGGGTGGAATTACAGGTGACTTTGgttacaattacatttttttcctacatctgcatTTAGAGATTTAGAGTTATTCTATTCCACATTAAGTTTTGCACATACCAAAAGACAAAGTGGAGAAATTTAGCACTTGAACCACACAGAAatgcctttcatttttttttgttgcaatctGTACAAAAGACTGTAGATGCACTCCTGTTGTGAAATTTCAGTGTAGCTATAAACCGGTGCTAGTTATTTCATATATAGGctgtattagttttttttttttgcaacatccACAGTActaaatttgttcattttgtctGGATGGTTTCAGACAGCGACTCGTGCATTGTTTtagcattttaaatgtttaagatGTACatcatgtttaaaatgtaaaagaaatctGAAATAAATTAAAGCACGTTTTGAAAGCtttctatttgtattattaatacactaacattactattattatattgATATCAGCAATACTGATTACTTTCCAAAGGCTGGttgccctacccaagatggccgctaaCTACACGTGCTGCCACAAAATGAGCTTTTGTGAATGTATGTTTATCACcagtcaaatccattttaaatgggaaatcTGACAGCAAACAGATGTATAATCAATCACTGAAATAGTTAAGCAGTGTAAGAAAACTTTGTTTAAATACATGATGATCGGGATTTGATTATTCAGGTCTGGTCGGACCCCGGAAGTGAGTCGCCGTGCATGGCTTGATGTCGCAAGTGTTGTGTTGTTTTCGGACCAGAGTcgatgttttttctttaaaatgtcccAGTTATTAGTGTCAAAGCTCTTTTGTGCCAAATGCACGCTGTTTCCCTCACGTGTGCCCCCTATTCTGATAAAAGGGATCGGTGGAAAAGCTGCTAGTCCGTTCGAAAAACTCCATGTTGTGAACTTAAGACGACCCCACGTGAGGACTTTCCACGTAgactttttgaaaagaaaatattgcaGTTTTTCCTTGTTGTGGGCGTGCGGAGCCGGTTTGGGACTTGCCTTAGGCTTCGGATTCAAATATTACACGTGGGATCGCAATGGTTCTTGTCATACGATGGCgatacagacacagaaacatCGATACGATGCAGCAATCGATGCAAGCAGAGTCTTGGTGGAGCGGATCCAGGTATGCGGGCCTAAAACTGGTTCCACCAGTCTTGCTCTCGTCCTGCagatgtatatgtttgtgtgtttatttgtttgtttaattggGTCTCCTATCGCCAGACTGAGATCGGAGCACCCGGATTGGTAGTAGGGGTATCCGTGGATGGAGTGACAGTATGGAGCGAAGGTTCGTGCATGACTTTATAAGTGGATCAAATAGTTTTTATGAGTTTTCATGCCCACAGAacaatttttggccaaaaagatgagaaaaaatgtatttgggtATTttcaatacatacatacatcaaaaactcattcactgtcattgactgcattagacgtccaatcattttgcGGAAAAGCCATCAGCCCGCTTTTCCCAATTTGAACTACATTGAATGTATCATAATTGCATTGAAATACATGTCTGTTTGTTTACACTTAATGATTTGAGTCCACTTATTGATACTTTTACACTTGATGGAATTCAGGGTTCGGTTATGCCGATTTGGAGAATCGTCTACTTTGTGGCCCAGAAACTGTGATGAGGATCGCCAGCATCAGTAAATCACTCACGTCTGCGGCTGCCGCGCGTTTGTGTGAGCAAGGAAAACTCGATCTGGATGCTCCCGTCCAAAAATACATCCCAGAATTTCCTCAAAAGCAATTTAATGGACTCAATGTAAGTGAATGTCCGTGCACAAATCAGTTTCTCAGTCTTTAGCTATATCATCTGAAagtttattatcattttatctACTTCTAGGTCACAATAACGCCTCGCATGATTCTCTCCCACCTCAGTGGTATCAGGCATTATGAGAAGAATCCAACTAAAGTGAGGCAGGACATGGTAAAAGCCAAGCGACTTTTGAAATCATCATTGAAGGAGAAAATCGAGAATGATACTAACGAGGAGAAAGTGAAAACTAAAGAAGCTTCacaggggaaaaagaaaaatgaattggaacaTGAGGAATACTACATGCGGAAACATTTTGAAAGTGTCACTGAAGCTCTGGGCCTCTTCAAGGACGACCCACTCATTTTTAAACCAGGTAAACCATGGGGCCTCGGCTCATTTCATCATCAAGATGCTATTTTAGTTTCCATAAATAAAGTttgactcctcctcctcctccttagGCACCAAGTTTCTTTACTCCACCCACGCTTATACCCTCCTCAGCGCCGTCATTGAACAGGCCGCCGGCCAGTCCTTCCTCGACGTCATGACGAACCTCTTCCGTGAAGTCGGAATGCTTCATACCGTGCCTGACCATAATGAGCCAATTATTTACCATCGTGCCAGGTAATCAAATTCCAGGCCCACACTCTATGGAGAAACTGCAAGGTTGACATTCCCAGTCTACGCTGTGGTTTGAATTTcctgttctaaaaaaaaaaatggttgtccCCCACAGATACTATCATCGGAACAAACGAGGACGGGTTGTGAACTGCCCTTTTGTAGACAACTCATACAAGTGGGCAGGCGGTGGCTTCCTCTCCACTGTGGG
Proteins encoded in this window:
- the lactb gene encoding serine beta-lactamase-like protein LACTB, mitochondrial, with protein sequence MSQLLVSKLFCAKCTLFPSRVPPILIKGIGGKAASPFEKLHVVNLRRPHVRTFHVDFLKRKYCSFSLLWACGAGLGLALGFGFKYYTWDRNGSCHTMAIQTQKHRYDAAIDASRVLVERIQTEIGAPGLVVGVSVDGVTVWSEGFGYADLENRLLCGPETVMRIASISKSLTSAAAARLCEQGKLDLDAPVQKYIPEFPQKQFNGLNVTITPRMILSHLSGIRHYEKNPTKVRQDMVKAKRLLKSSLKEKIENDTNEEKVKTKEASQGKKKNELEHEEYYMRKHFESVTEALGLFKDDPLIFKPGTKFLYSTHAYTLLSAVIEQAAGQSFLDVMTNLFREVGMLHTVPDHNEPIIYHRARYYHRNKRGRVVNCPFVDNSYKWAGGGFLSTVGDLLLFGNVLLYSYQRAQVKMDTVGLLPGFLKPQTAVELWTAADKTEGSWDKDGRYGQGWLVMEKEQKYGQCRKRRHYVSHTGGAVGASSVLLVLPSEEMEQGEIGLPKGVVVSILTNMQSVGLNCTALKIAHEFEKATSPLALGCLVIARKLKEVKRSESVFFTVDPSREP